GGAGGGTCTGCGCATCGCGGCCACCGACGACCCTTGGGGCCCGTGGAGCTTCGTGGGCTACGGCGTGGCGCGGCTGGTGCAGGCAACCGGGATGGGCGTCGAGGCCATGCAGGCGTGGCATGCGGCGATGTGGTGGTTTCACTTCGTCGTCACCATGGGCTTCATCGCCTACATCCCCTACTCCAAGCTCTTCCACCTGCTGCTGGCGCCCGCCAACGTCTATCTCCAGCCCCTGGAGGCGCCCGCCTCGCCCAAGCCCATCGACTTCGAATCGGTGGAGCGACTGGGCGCGGCGGCCTTCGAGGACCTGACGTGGAAGGACCTGCTGGACGCCGACGTCTGCACCGAGTGCGGGCGCTGCACCGCCGTCTGCCCGGCCCACATGACGGGCAAGCCGCTGTCGCCCATGCAGCTGGTGCTGGACCTGCGGGACGAGATGAAGCGCACCGACGGCGCCACGTCCCGGGTGCTGGCCGGCGAGGTGATCCGCCCCGAGACCCTCTGGGCCTGCACCACCTGCATGGCCTGCATGGAGGCCTGCCCGGTCTTCATCGAGCACGTGCCCAAGATCCTGGATCTGCGCCGGCACCTGGTGATGGAGCAGGCCGAGGCTCCCGACACCATGCAGGAGGCGCTCCGGAGCCTGGAGGCCAGGGGACACCCCTTCCGGGGCGCCACGGCCAGCCGCACCGACTGGTACCGGGGGCTGGACGTGGTCGAGATCCCGGCGGCGGGCAGCGCCGAGGGGGTCGACGTCGTCTACTGGGCGGGGTGCGCGGCGGCCTTCGACGAGCGCAACCAGCGGGTGGCGCGGGCCCTGGTGACGGTGCTGCGGAGGGCGGGGCTGCGGGTCGGGGTGCTGGGCGGCGAGGAGCGGTGCACGGGCGACCCGGCCCGGCGGATGGGCAACGAGTTCCTCTTCCAGCAGCTGGCCGCCGCCAACATCGAGACGCTGCAGCGCTACGGCGTGCGGCAGCTGGTGACGAGCTGCCCTCACTGCTTCAACGTCTTCAAGCACGAGTACCCGGCCCTGGGCGGCCACTTCGGTGTGCGCCACCACACCGAGCTCCTGGCGGAGCTGGTGCGCCAGGGCCGCCTCGAGCCGGCCGCGGCGGCGGGCGAGGCGCTGCGGCGACGCATCACCTATCACGATCCCTGCTACCTCGGACGCCACAACGGCGTCTACGACGCCCCGCGGGTCGTGCTGCAGGGCCTCGGGGACAGCGACGTGGTGGAGATGGCCCGCAGCCGCGACAAGAGCCTCTGCTGCGGCGCCGGAGGCGGCCGGGCGTGGGTGGAGGAGCGGGGCGACGAGCGGGTGGCCCTGGTGCGGGCTCGCGAGGCCGTGGCCACGGGCGCCGGTGTGGTGGCGGTGAGCTGCCCGTTTTGCATGCAGATGCTGGAGGACGGTGTCAAGGGCGTCACCGAGGGGAGCCGCCCGGTGGAGGTCCGTGACATCGCCGAGCTCCTGGAGGAGTCGACGCGGGAGATGGAGGGTGTGGCGGCACCGGGGGCCGCGAGGGGGATCGAGGAGGCCGGTTGACCGATGCATGCCGTCGGACAGGTCGCAACCATCGGCGGGCGGATCCGGGGGCTGCGCCTCACCATCGCATGGAAGGCCGCGGCCGGCGTCACGGCCCTCGTCGCGGCGGTGGCGGTGGGCCTGACCGTCTTCGCCTACCGGCAAGCGGCCTCGGCCGTCACCGACATCTACCGGGACCGGCTGGCCGTCGCCGGTGCGGGAAGGGCGCAGGCGCTGGCGGAGGAGCTGCGGCGGGGTGCGGAGCACCTGGCCGCGACGGCCGCGGAGGGATGGGCGGCCGATGCGGCCAGGGGGCTGGCCATGGCCTTCGCCGACGCCGGTGCCGACGCCCTTCGGCGGGCCTGGGTCGAGACCAACCCCGTAGCGCCCGGCCAGCGCCTCGAGCAGGCCGGGCTGAGCGGCGACGACACGCTCTACGGCGTCTACCACCGCGCCTACCATGCCCGGCTGCTCGCGGCGGCGCAGGCGTTGCGGGCCGAGGACCTGGCCCTGGTCGACCTCGAGGGGCGCGTCGTCTTCACGCTGCAGAAGGGGGGCGACTTCGGGGCGGCGCTGGCGCTGGGGGCGGCGTCGCGTGCGCAGGGCGGCAGCGCTGGCCGCACGACGCCGGGGATGTCCGCCGCCGATCTCGCCCCGCTGGCCTCGGTGGTGAGGCAGCTCGCGACGGGTGCGGCGCTGGCGGTGGGCGATGTGGGCGCCTACCGGCCTGCGGGGGCCGGCGCAGGGGTGTGGGCGGGCGTCCCGGTGACGAGCTCCCTCGACGGGACGCTGCTCGGCTACCTGGCGGTGCGGTGGCCGGCCGGGCTCTTCGAGCCGGTGGTACGTGAGCGGGCCGGGCTCGGCGAGACGGGTCAGGTGCTGCTGGTGGGAGGCGACGACCGGGTGCGATTCGGGCCCGAGGGCACGACGGCCGGCGATCCCGTGCCCGCCCACCTGGCGGGAGCGGTGCAGGCGGCGCGGGCCGCCGGCGCCACCGTCGGGCAGGTGGTGCAGGGGCCGGGGGACACGCCGCGCCTGGTGGCAGCGCAGCCCATCTCCGTGCTGGGGCACGAGTGGGTCATGGTGGCCGAGGGGGCACAAGCCGAGGCGCTGGCGCCGCTCGAGCTCTTCCGGCAGCGGATGATGGCGGCAGGCCTGGGCATGTCCCTGCTGGGCGTGCTGGTGGGAGCCCTCCTCTCGGCGGGCGTATCGGCGCCCATCCGGCGCGTGGTGGGACAGCTCGAGGGGATCGCCCGCGGCCGCGGCGACCTGACGGGGCGCCTGCCGGCGGCCGGGCGCGACGAGGTGGGGGACCTGGCGCGTGCCTTCAACGAGCTGATGGGCTCGCTGCAGGGGCTCATCGGGCAGGTGGGCCAGGTGGCGGCCAACCTGGAGGGATCCAGCGGGAGCCTGGCCCGGTCCGCCGACGAGCTGCGCCGCAGCGCGCTGCAGGTGAGCGAGACCATCCAGCAACTGGCCCGCGGCGTCGACCAGCAAAGCCAGCTGGCCGCGCGCACCCAAGAGGAGATGCAGGCGGCCGCGGCCGGGGTGGAGGAGCTGGTGGCCCTCAGCGCTCGCATGAGCCAGGCGGCGGCCGAGGCGGCGCAGCAGGCGGGCGAGGGGGCCCAGGCCGTCGAGGCGGTGGTGCGCCAGAGCGAGTCCATCGCCGCCTCTGCTGCCCAGTGGGCCGAGAGCGTGCAGGCACTGGGCGAGCGGTCCTCCTCCATCGGGCGCATCGTGGAGGCCATCACGGCCATCGCCGACCAGACCAATCTCCTGGCGCTCAACGCCGCCATCGAGGCGGCCCGCGCGGGCCAGCACGGGCAGGGGTTCGCCGTGGTGGCGGAGGAGGTGCGGCGGCTGGCCGAGCAGGCGCGGGCCGCGGCCCAGGAGATCGGCGGCGTGCTGGAGCAGATGGCCCGCGACGTCGCGGCGGCCGTCGCCGGCATGCAGGAGGGCCAGCGGTCAGTCGGGCAGGGGATCGCGGTGGCGCGCCAGGCCCGGGAGCGTTTCGCGCTGGTGCACGAAGCCATCGAGCGGGTGGTGCACGACATCGGGGAGGCGGTGAGCACCGCCCAGCAGGTGGCGCAGCGTATCCACGCCGCCGGGGCTGCCGTCCAGGAGATCGTCTCGGTGACCGAGGAGACCGCCGCCGGGGCGGAGGAGATCGCGGCCGGAGCCGAGCGGCAGGCCGAGGCGACCGAGACCGTGGCCACCCAGGCCCAGGAGGTCGCGGCCCAGGCCCGCCGCCTGACGGCCCAGGTGGCCGGCTTCAAGGTGTAGGTGTAGGGGGAAGGGGGGCCAGGCCGCCGTGCTGGTACGCTACGAGACCCGTGACGGCTACGCCGTCGTCACCCTCGACCGTCCCGACAAGTACAATGCGCTCAGCCTGGCGCTGCTACGGGAGCTGTCCGCGGCCATGGATCGGGCGGAGGCCGACGACGCCGTCCGGGTCGTGGTGCTGACGGGAGCCGGGCGCGCCTTCTGCGCCGGGGCCGACGTGAGCGAGATGGAGCCGGTGAGCTCGGCGGCCGAGGCGGAGCGGTGGGTGAGCGAGCGGGCGCCGCTCTTCGAGCGGGTGGCCGCCTGCCCCAAGCCCGTCATCGCCGCGATCAACGGCGCCGCGCTGGGGGGCGGGCTGGAGATCGCCATGCAGGCCGACATCCGCATCGCCGCTCGCAGCGCCAGGCTGGGCCAGCCGGAGATCCGGCTGGGCATCATCCCGGGCGCCGGCGGCACCCAGCGCCTCCCCCGGCTCGTCGGTCTGGGGCGGGCGCTGGAGTGGCTGCTGACCGGCGAGCCCATGGAGGCAGAGGAGGCCTGGCGCATCGGCCTGGTCAACCGGGTCGTGCCCGACGAGGCCTGCCTGGTCGAGGCCGAGCGGCTGGCGGCGCGGCTGGCGGCCCAGCCGCCGGTGGCGCTGCGGCTCATCAAGGAGGTGGCGCGTCGTGGCCTGGAGGGGCCCCTGGCGACGGGGATGGCCGCCGAGCGGCAGGCCTTCGTGCTGGCCCTGACCACCGAGGACGCCCAGGAGGGGCGCCGCGCCTTCCTCGAGAAGCGGCCGCCCGCTCCCTTCAAGGGCCGCTAGCGAGCAAGGAGCAGCGGAGGGGGAGACGACCCCGGCGCGGCCGGCGAGCGGCGGGCGGCCAGCCAGAGCAGCACGGGGGGTCGAGGACGATGGAGGCGACCACCGGGCCGGTGGCGGTCCAGGAGGGGCGCGAGGGCCCGGCCGCAGCGCACCCCTGCTTCCGCCCCGAGCACGAGGCGTTACGACAGACGGTGCGCGAGCTGGTGGCGCGTCACTTGCGGCCGCACGCCCGGGCATGGGAAGAGGCTCGGGCCTTCCCGAAGGAGGTCTTCCGGCTGCTGGGGGAGCACGGCCTGCTGGGGCTTCGGGTGCCGGAGTCGTTGGGAGGAGCGGGGCTCGACTGGTTTGCCACGCTGGCCTTCGTGGAGGAGCTGCACCGTTGCGGATCCGGTGGGCTGGCCATGGCGGTGATGGTGCACACCGACATGGCGCTGCCGCCGCTGGTGCGGTGGGGCACGCCGGACCAGCACCGTCGCTTCGTGGAGCCGGCCGTGCGGGGCGAGCGGGTGCTGGCCATCGCCATGACGGAGCCCTGGGCCGGGTCGGACCTGGCCGGCATCCGCACGACGGCCCGGCGGGTCGACGGGGGCTGGGTGCTGGACGGCACCAAGACCTTCATCACCAACGGGGCCATCGCCGACGTGGTGCTGGTGGCGGCCAGGACGGACCCCAAGGCAGGGCGCAAAGGGATCAGCCTCTTCCTGGTCGAACGGGGCACGCCCGGCTTCCGCACCGCCCGGCTCATCGACAAGGTGGGGATGCACAGCTCCGACACCGGCGAGCTGGTCTTCGAGGGGTGTCACGTCCCCGACGCCAATCTGCTGGGCGAGCCGGGCCGGGGCTTCTACCACCTGATGTGGGAGCTCTTGGGGGAGCGGCTGGTCATCGCCGCCGGGGTGGTGGCCATGGCCCAGGAGGCGCTGGAGCTGGCCGTCGCCCACGTGCAGAGCCGCCACGCCTTCGGCCGGCCCCTCGCGCGGTTCCAGGCGCTGCAGCATCGCCTTGCCGATATGGCGGCTCGGCTGGAGGCGGCCCGGCAGCTCGTCTACTGGGCGGCCTGGCGGATGCAGAGCGGGCTCGATGCGGTGCAGGCCGTCATGATGGCCAAGCTGGTGGCGACCCGGACGGCCTTCGAGATGGCCGACGAGGCGCTGCAGCTGCACGGCGGCTACGGCTACACGCTGGAGCACGACGTGCAGCGGATCTGGCGCGACGTCCGGCTCTACCGCATCGGAGGCGGCACCGACGAGATGTTGCGCGAAGTCATTTCCCGGGAAATGGGCCTGCGCCCGAGCCGGACGGGCTCGGAACGTGACGAGTAGGGAGGGAGCGGCCATGGCGGTGGCGGCCGCGGGCTGGCGCTTGAGCGAGGAGCAGGAGGCCTTCCGGCGCCTGACCCGGCAGCTGGCCGAGACCCACATCGCCCCGCGGGCGAGGGAGTACGACCGCACCGGGGAGTTCCCCTGGGACGTGGTGCAGCTCTTCCGGGAGCAGGACCTCTTCAGCCTCTGCATTCCCGAGGCTTACGGCGGGGCCGGCACCGATCTGCTGACGCTCGCCGTGGTCATCGAGGAGCTGGCCCGGGTCGACGCCACGGCCTCGCTGATCCTGGCCGTGCAGGAGCTGGGCTCGCTGCCCATCATCCTGGGGGGCGACGAGGCTCAGAAGCGGCGGTGGCTGCCCCCGCTGGCCACGGGGGAGAGGCTGGCGGCCTTCGCCCTCACGGAGCCCGAGGCGGGCTCGGATGCGGCCGCCATCCGCACCCGTGCCACGCGACGGGGCGACCGGTGGGTGCTGGAGGGGACCAAGCGCTTCATCACCAACGGCAGCGTCGCCGACGTCGTGGTGGTCTTCGCCACGGTGGACCCCTCGCTCGGGCACCGGGGCGTCACGGCCTTCGTCGTGGAGAAGGGCACCCCGGGCTTCTCGGTGAGCCGGGTCGAGGAGAAGATGGGGCTGCACGCTTCGCCCACGGCCGAGCTGGTCTTCGACGGGTGCGAGGTGCCGCTGGATCACCGACTGGGTGGGGAGGGCGAGGGCTTCAAGATCGCGATGATGACCCTGGACCGCTCCCGGCCCGGGGTGGCGGCCCAGGCCCTGGGCATCGCCCAGGGCGCCCTCGACTACGCCGTGGGCTACCTCAAGGAGCGCCGCCAGTTCGGCAAGGCGCTGGCCGAGTTCCAGGGGCTGCAGTTCATGGTGGCGGACATGGCCACGCAGGTGGAGGCGGCGCGCCAGCTCCTCTACCACGCCTGCAGGCTCATCCACGAGCACGGATACGGGCGGCTGCCCGCCGAGATCAACCGCTACGCCGCCATGGCCAAACTCTTCTGCTCCGACGTGGCCATGCGGGTGACGACGGACGCCGTACAGCTGCTCGGCGGCTACGGCTACGTCAAGGAGCACCCCGTCGAGCGCATGATGCGCGACGCCAAGATCACCCAGATCTACGAGGGCACCAACCAGATCCAGCGGCTGGTCATCGCCCGCAGCCTGCTGGGGTGAGGGCCCCGGCGGCCTTCGCCGTCGCCGATCGAGCGGATCAGGCCGGCTGGCGCAGGCCCGCCACGAAGTCGCGCGCCCGTGCCGTGGCCGGGCGGGTCAGCAGGCTGACGCCCACGTAGGCGAGGCTCGAGACCGCCAGCCCCCAGACGCCCGGCCACAGGCCCAGCGGACGCAGGTTGCCCCACTGCGTCACCAGCACCACCGCGCCGCCCATCACCACGCTGGCCAAAGCGCCCGCCGCGGTGCCGCGGGGCCAGTAGAAGGCGCCGATGAGCGCCGGCACCGTCACCAGCAGCCCGGCCGACGAGGCGACGGAGAGCAGGGCGATGAGCCCGCCCTGCGCCCACGCGAAGGCCAGCGCCAGGGAGGCGATGACCAGGATGGCGCCTTTGCCCACCGCCAGCTGCAGCCGGTCACCGGCCTCGGGCCGCAGGGGGCGGAAGAGGTCCCTGGCCACCATGGACGACAGCGTCAGCAGGATGGAGTTGGTGGTGGAGATGGCTGCGGCGCTGATGCCCACCAGCGCCAGCAGCGCCAGGGCGGGCGGCACGTGCGGCGAGGCCAGCAGGGTGGGGGTGACGAGGTCGGGGTTGGGCAGGCCGGGCAGCAGCAGTCGTCCCGCGAAGCCCCACAGGATGGAGATGAGGGTGTAGGCGAGCCCGAAGATCAGGAAGCCCATCAGCATCCGGCGCATCGCCGCCAGGTCCCGGGGCGCGAAGAGGCGCTGGGAGACCTGCGGGTTGGAGATGGCGAAGAAGAACCAGGGCAGCGACAACCCCACGAAGGTCTGCCAGGTGAAGTAGCCGTTGCCCGGCACGGCCAGCCACTCCGGGGCCTCGAGCTGCAGCCGGGCGAACATGCCGCCGAGCCCACCGAGCTGGCCGACCACCCCCGCCGTGATGGCCAGCGCCGTGGCCATCATGATGAGGGCCTGCAAGGCGTCGGTCCAGGCGACGGAGCGCAGCCCGCCCATCCATGCCCATACGACGGCGACCGCCGTGGCCAGCACGAGCCCCGCCCCGAAGGGGATGGCTCCGGCGCTCATGCGGTCGAGCAGCAGGGCGATGCCCGTCAGCTGCACGGAGCTGTACGGGATGAGGAAGATGACCGAGGCGGCGGCCACCACGGCCCCCAGCAGGCGGCTGTCGTAGCGGACGGCCAGCAGCTCGGCCGGCGAGACCAGGCCCCACCGGCGACCCGCCTCCCAAAAGCGCGGCCCGAGGAAGGCCACCAGCGACAGCCCCGACAGATAGACGAGCTCGAAGCCCAGCGCTCCAACCCCGCCCCGGTAGGTGAGCCCGGCCAGTCCCACCATCATGAAGGCGCTGTAGGTGGTGGCCGCGTAGCTGAGGGCTGAGACGAGCCCGCCCAGGCGCCGGTTGGCCAGGAAGTAGGACTCCACCTCGCGGGTGAGGCCACGCCGCGCCAGCGCGGCCACCAGCGTGCCCAGGAGCAGGTAGGCGGCGAACGCCCCGTACAGCACGGCCGGGCTCATGCGCGCTCCCGCCTCTCCCCGGCGACGGCCGAACGCCGGGTGCCGCCCGACCCCGGGTGCGACCAGGGGGCCGTCACCCAGCCCACCACGGCGATGGACACCACCGCGAAGAGCGTCCAGAAGAGGAAGCTCCCGTACCAGGCGCGCACCCCGGACAGCCACGCATAGGGCACGACGTGCGCGGACAAGACGAGAAGGGCCATCGATGCAGCCCCGACCAGCGTCCGTGGGTTGACCACCCCGCCCGACCCCTTCCGATGCGATGGTGTTTTGACAGGTGTCTTGTCAGCTTCTCCTCTGTATTGTAAAGGAGAGCGGAGGGATTGCAAGATGGGGTCGGTGGTCGTAAAGGAGAGCGGAGGGATTGCAAGATGGGGTCGGTGGTCTCGCCTCCCGGCAGGGGTGACGGTACCGAGGCGGGCATGCCGTCGGAGCGCAGCCCCGAGGCTCGCCGGCAGGCCCTGCTGGACCTGCTGCGGCAGGCCGACGGGCCGGTGCCCGGCAGCCGTCTGGCCGAGCGGCTGGGCGTCAGCCGTCAGATCATCGTGCAGGACGTGACCGTGTTGCGGGCGGCGGGGGCGCCCATCCTGGCCACCCCCAAGGGCTACCTCCTGACCGAGCCCAACCGGCCCGACCCCCGTTGGGCATGCCGGCGCGTGCTGGCCGTCAGCCACGGCCCCGACGACATCGAGACGGAGCTCGACGCCATCTGCGACCTGGGCGGTCGGGTGGTCGACGTCATCGTGGAGCACCCCCTGTACGGGGAGCTGCGGGGCCTGGTCATGACGGCGAGCCGGGCGGACGTCGACGAGTTCGTCCAGAGCCTGCGCGCCAGCGGGGCGGCACCGCTGCTGGCGCTCACCGGCGGGCCTCACCTGCACACCATCGAGGCGGCCAGCGAGGCCAGGCTCGACGCCATCGCCCGGCGCCTGCGGGAGCTGGGCTTCCTGATGGAGGGCTGACCGGGGCGGGCGTCAGGCCCGCGCCGGCTCGCCCGGCGGCTGGCGCACGAGCGCCACCCGGTAGCGGTAGCGGTCGCCCCGGTAGGCGACCCGCCGGTACTCCAGCGGGGCGCCGTCGGCCATGCGGGTCACCCGCCGGATGAGCAGCACGGGCTCGCCCGGGCGGATGCCCAGGTGCTGGGCCTCGCGGCGGGTGGCAGGGGCGGCCTCGATGGTCTGCTCGCCGGTGGCAGGCTTGAAGCCCACCGCCTCCAGGGCGGCGTAGATGGTCTGACCCGGCTCGGCCGCCAGCACCAGGCGGCCGGGACCTGGCAGCAGGAAGCTCTCGTCGGTGAACAGGGGCTGGCCGTCGAGCACCACCACCCGGCTGATCTCGACGACCCGGGCCCCCGGCTCCAGCTGCAGCGCCTCGGCCGCCTCGGGCGGCGCCGGGACGGGGCCCGCGTGCAGCACGGTGACGCCGACGGGCCGCCCCAGCGCCTGCAGCTCCTCGGTGAAGCCCTGCAGCCTGGCCAACGTGGCGATGAGGGGCCTCGGGGCTACGAAGGTCCCCCGTCCCTGCTGGCGCACGACGAGCCCGTCGCGCGCCAGGGCCTCGAGGGCCTCGCGCACCGTGGTGCGGCTGACGCCGTACTGGCGCATCAGCTCGCGCTCGCCGGGCAGGCGCTGGCCCGGGGCCCAGCGCCCCGACTCGATGGCGTTGCGCATCAGGTGCTGGAGCTGGTGGTAGAGGGGCAGCGCCCCCGCCCGCAGCACCGTGTCGCCTGAGCCGTCGCCCACGCCGGCCCCCTCCCCGGGCTCCATTATGACACGAGCACGGTGGGCCCCAAGTGGGTGGCGCGCAGCAGGAAAACGACGGTACGTGTCATACTGACCGTTACCAGGTGATCTGACAAGCTCATGAAGAGCGACATGGAGACCCCGGGATCTCCTCCGAGCCACGATGGAGCGGAGGACCTCAAGGCCGCCGCCTCCCCGTACAACATGGGCAAGGTGACCCGGCACAGCACCGCCCGCCTGGTCGCGGAGGCGCTGCTCCGCTTCATCCGGGACAACCACCTCCAGAAGGGCGATCGCCTCCCGCCGACGGTGCGCCTGGCCGGCATGCTGGGAGTGAGCCTCGCCACGCTGCGCGAGGGCCTCAAGGAGCTGGAGGCCTACGGGATCGTCTCGGCTCAGCAGGGCCGGGGGGTCTTCGTCGAGTCGGACCGGCTCGACCTGCTGGTGCGGCCGGCTCCCTTCGCCAACCTCTACCCGCTGGAGCCCGCCGAGGTGATGGATCTCATGGAGGCCCGGCGGCTCATCGAGGTGGAGACGGCCCGCCTGGCGGCCGAGAGGGCGGGCCCCGCCCAGCTGGATCGGATGCAGGCGCTGCTGGAGATGATGCGAGCCGGCAAGGAGAGGCCCGACGAGTTCATCCAGCATGACATGGAGTTCCACATGGTGATCGCCGAGAGTTCAGGCAACGTCGTCTACCCGCGGCTCTTGACGGCGGTGAGGGAGACGTTCCTGGTGCAGCAGCGGATGGCGGTCGAGCTGCCGGGGGCGGCTGACCGTGCCTGCCGCTACCACGATCAGGTCTACCAGGCCATGGCCCGGCGCGACGGGCGGAATGCTTCCCGCGCCATGGCCGAGCACCTGGAGGACATCAAGATCCACCTGGCGCGGGCGCTGGAGGCCACCAACGACACGCCGGTGACGCGATAGATGGGCCTCGATGTCGGGTCCGCGCTCATCATGCCGGCGGGGCATCGATCAAGGCAGTAGCTCCTGGCACGGAGCTCCTGGCACGGACATGGTCGCCCACCGCCACTCCCGGGCATACGGCCCCCTCGTGCGGGCGGCGACGGTCAGGGAAGGGTGAGGCAAGCGTGTCGAGCCGGCTCGTGGAGAGGCTGCAGGCGGTCCGGCGTCTCGTCTTCTACGACGGCGTGCTGCGCGACGGTGGCGTGGTGCAGGCGCTGGTCGGGCTCCTGGAGGCGCTCGCGGACGCCGAGGCGGGCCCGGCCTCTGCCGGACCGGCAGGCGGCCGTATCTGGCAGGCGGCTCGAGAGCTGACGGCTCGCCTGCTGGCGAGGTGCGAGACCGAGGGGCGGTCGGGCCCGTCGGCTCCGGCGTCGCCTCTCTGGTCGGATGCCCTGGTGGAGGCGATCCTGACCGACGCCAATCCGTTCAGCCAGGAGGCGGCTCGCTGCGACTCGCTGGACCGACTGCCGGCCGCGTTGCGGCAGGCGGCGGCCCACGACTTGCGCTGCCTGCAGGCCCTCGCGACCTTGCCTCCCTCGGAGGTGGAGGGAGCCCTGCTCTCCCGGGGGCTGCCGTGGCCGCAGGGGCTCTGGGCGGTACCCTCCCGAGCCGACCGGGGCACGTTGCGGCCCCGCAGAGATCTGGTCGAGTCCCTGCACGCCGCCTTTGCCAGGGCGTCGGACTTCGCCGCCTGCCTCGAGGATCTGGCCGCTTACTACCGTGCCGTGGGGCCGGGGGTGGTCGGCCGCTATGCCGTGTTGCGCTGGGACGGGACCCGGCTGAGCGGCATCCCGCATCCCGACCCGGTGCGGCTGGAGCACCTCGTGGGCTACGAACGGGAGCGGGAGCAGGTGGTGCGCAACACGCAGCGGTTCGTCGCCGGGGCGCCGGCACACCACCTGCTGCTCTACGGCCCCAGGGGCACCGGCAAGTCGGCCACCGTCAAGGCGCTGGCGGCGGCCTTCGCCGACCGTGGCCTGCGGCTGGTGGAGCTCCGGCCAGCCGACCTGGACAGCCTGCCTCACCTGCTGGAGACGTTGCGTCCCTACCGGCAGCGCTTCGTCGTCTTCATCGACGATGTCTCCTTCGGCGAGGCGGACGCAGCCTTCAAAGAGCTCAAGGCCACCCTCGAGGGCTCGGCCCAGGCCTGCCCACCCAACGTGCGGGTCTACGCGACCTCCAACCGGCGGCACCTGGTGCGCGAGCAGGCCTTGCAGGATGGCGCCGCCCGTCCGCAGGACGAGGTCAACGAGACCCTCTCCCTCGCGGACCGGTTCGGCGTCACGGTCTTCTTCCCGCCGTGCGACCAGGCTCTGTACCTGCGCATCGTCGAGGGCGTCGCCCGGCAGGCCGGGGTGGCGGTGGCGCCGACCGACGCGCCTCCGACGGGCCAGGGCCCGTGGCGGCCCATCCAACCCGCCACCCTCCACAAGCTCGCCCTGGAGTGGGCCATGCGTCACAACGACCGTTCGCCGCGGACGGCGGTGCAGTTCGTGGCCGAGCTGGCGGGCGAGTTAGGGCTTCCGAGACCGGAAGCATAGCGAAAGGGCCCTCATCATCCTCGTCCTGATCCGCGAGGAAATCGCGCGACCATAAGAAGGAATCCGATTACCGATAGCGTATATACCCCGCCAAAAGAGATCGGATCACCTGAGCACCAGATACCCTTCGACGTACCCGGCCCGACCCCCGCCAGGCGCTGAGGCGGGGCCAGCCGGCCCAAGAGGAGCGTCCCATGGGCTGGAAGGTCTTGTTTACGGATCACGTCTTCCCATCCATCGAGCCCGTACAGGACGAGCTCGACCGGATCGGCGCCGAGCTCGTGGTGGCAGCGGGCGATCGGGAGGCGGTGGCTCGAGCCGCCGCGGACGCCGACGCGGTGCTCAACACCTACTTCCCG
This genomic interval from Limnochorda sp. LNt contains the following:
- a CDS encoding (Fe-S)-binding protein is translated as MTTPAPAPATLDISEATRQVFWNIPYAGVVVMYVLVAVTLGIFCYGIYEHYRIWRRGRPVDRLRPVGRRLGLVVRHVLAHGRLLADRAAGLYHFAFFWGFVTLFAGTVVVFIHYDLGIPIMRGRFYLYFQSLALEALGLAAVLGVAAAMVQRYVLKSPRLRRGLWSDAYVLGLFEVVLVTGFVVEGLRIAATDDPWGPWSFVGYGVARLVQATGMGVEAMQAWHAAMWWFHFVVTMGFIAYIPYSKLFHLLLAPANVYLQPLEAPASPKPIDFESVERLGAAAFEDLTWKDLLDADVCTECGRCTAVCPAHMTGKPLSPMQLVLDLRDEMKRTDGATSRVLAGEVIRPETLWACTTCMACMEACPVFIEHVPKILDLRRHLVMEQAEAPDTMQEALRSLEARGHPFRGATASRTDWYRGLDVVEIPAAGSAEGVDVVYWAGCAAAFDERNQRVARALVTVLRRAGLRVGVLGGEERCTGDPARRMGNEFLFQQLAAANIETLQRYGVRQLVTSCPHCFNVFKHEYPALGGHFGVRHHTELLAELVRQGRLEPAAAAGEALRRRITYHDPCYLGRHNGVYDAPRVVLQGLGDSDVVEMARSRDKSLCCGAGGGRAWVEERGDERVALVRAREAVATGAGVVAVSCPFCMQMLEDGVKGVTEGSRPVEVRDIAELLEESTREMEGVAAPGAARGIEEAG
- a CDS encoding methyl-accepting chemotaxis protein, with protein sequence MHAVGQVATIGGRIRGLRLTIAWKAAAGVTALVAAVAVGLTVFAYRQAASAVTDIYRDRLAVAGAGRAQALAEELRRGAEHLAATAAEGWAADAARGLAMAFADAGADALRRAWVETNPVAPGQRLEQAGLSGDDTLYGVYHRAYHARLLAAAQALRAEDLALVDLEGRVVFTLQKGGDFGAALALGAASRAQGGSAGRTTPGMSAADLAPLASVVRQLATGAALAVGDVGAYRPAGAGAGVWAGVPVTSSLDGTLLGYLAVRWPAGLFEPVVRERAGLGETGQVLLVGGDDRVRFGPEGTTAGDPVPAHLAGAVQAARAAGATVGQVVQGPGDTPRLVAAQPISVLGHEWVMVAEGAQAEALAPLELFRQRMMAAGLGMSLLGVLVGALLSAGVSAPIRRVVGQLEGIARGRGDLTGRLPAAGRDEVGDLARAFNELMGSLQGLIGQVGQVAANLEGSSGSLARSADELRRSALQVSETIQQLARGVDQQSQLAARTQEEMQAAAAGVEELVALSARMSQAAAEAAQQAGEGAQAVEAVVRQSESIAASAAQWAESVQALGERSSSIGRIVEAITAIADQTNLLALNAAIEAARAGQHGQGFAVVAEEVRRLAEQARAAAQEIGGVLEQMARDVAAAVAGMQEGQRSVGQGIAVARQARERFALVHEAIERVVHDIGEAVSTAQQVAQRIHAAGAAVQEIVSVTEETAAGAEEIAAGAERQAEATETVATQAQEVAAQARRLTAQVAGFKV
- a CDS encoding enoyl-CoA hydratase/isomerase family protein, coding for MLVRYETRDGYAVVTLDRPDKYNALSLALLRELSAAMDRAEADDAVRVVVLTGAGRAFCAGADVSEMEPVSSAAEAERWVSERAPLFERVAACPKPVIAAINGAALGGGLEIAMQADIRIAARSARLGQPEIRLGIIPGAGGTQRLPRLVGLGRALEWLLTGEPMEAEEAWRIGLVNRVVPDEACLVEAERLAARLAAQPPVALRLIKEVARRGLEGPLATGMAAERQAFVLALTTEDAQEGRRAFLEKRPPAPFKGR
- a CDS encoding acyl-CoA dehydrogenase family protein encodes the protein MEATTGPVAVQEGREGPAAAHPCFRPEHEALRQTVRELVARHLRPHARAWEEARAFPKEVFRLLGEHGLLGLRVPESLGGAGLDWFATLAFVEELHRCGSGGLAMAVMVHTDMALPPLVRWGTPDQHRRFVEPAVRGERVLAIAMTEPWAGSDLAGIRTTARRVDGGWVLDGTKTFITNGAIADVVLVAARTDPKAGRKGISLFLVERGTPGFRTARLIDKVGMHSSDTGELVFEGCHVPDANLLGEPGRGFYHLMWELLGERLVIAAGVVAMAQEALELAVAHVQSRHAFGRPLARFQALQHRLADMAARLEAARQLVYWAAWRMQSGLDAVQAVMMAKLVATRTAFEMADEALQLHGGYGYTLEHDVQRIWRDVRLYRIGGGTDEMLREVISREMGLRPSRTGSERDE
- a CDS encoding acyl-CoA dehydrogenase family protein yields the protein MTSREGAAMAVAAAGWRLSEEQEAFRRLTRQLAETHIAPRAREYDRTGEFPWDVVQLFREQDLFSLCIPEAYGGAGTDLLTLAVVIEELARVDATASLILAVQELGSLPIILGGDEAQKRRWLPPLATGERLAAFALTEPEAGSDAAAIRTRATRRGDRWVLEGTKRFITNGSVADVVVVFATVDPSLGHRGVTAFVVEKGTPGFSVSRVEEKMGLHASPTAELVFDGCEVPLDHRLGGEGEGFKIAMMTLDRSRPGVAAQALGIAQGALDYAVGYLKERRQFGKALAEFQGLQFMVADMATQVEAARQLLYHACRLIHEHGYGRLPAEINRYAAMAKLFCSDVAMRVTTDAVQLLGGYGYVKEHPVERMMRDAKITQIYEGTNQIQRLVIARSLLG